The Mastomys coucha isolate ucsf_1 unplaced genomic scaffold, UCSF_Mcou_1 pScaffold20, whole genome shotgun sequence nucleotide sequence ACATATACCATGACCAGAGACGCACGCATGGGGTTCATTCTGTGGCTGTAACATACACCATGACCCAGAGCAACTAacaggaggaaagatttatttgacttatattCCGAGTCAGTCAAGCCCTGGGGAAGTCAGGGAGGAACCCAGTAGAACTTGAGTAAGCAGAGACTATAAAGGGAATGTTGTTTAGTGAGCTTGCTCATGCTCCGCACTGCTAAATCCCTttacacagcccaggaccacctgtccagagAACAGTGCTTCCCACAGTGGGTGGGGCCTTCTATATCAGTCACTCACCAGGACAATCCCCAACATGTCTGTCTGCTTACAGGCCTATCCGATCTGGGCAATCCCTACATTGGGACAAACTGACAGTTAACAGATAACCAGGACATGTGGGAACAGGGGTGCCTGTGACGGGAGCATGATTTAGATGGCAAAGAGCTTGCCTGCCATCCAACATACATggggtttgatccccaatacTGCATATGTGGAGCATGGTTTATATCACCAGCCCTTGgcaggtagaggcaagaggatcatacAAGGCTTAGGCTGTCCTGGGCtgcataacaagttcaaggcaggCTGGGATACGTCTGAGTCAAGAAATAAAAGGTTTTCAAAATCTGAAGCTATGGCTTCTCCATTATGCCAGACTATACCCTCAAGCTGCGAGCTAAAACAAACActcttttacatttaaaaacaaaataacaaagtatGGTGGTACACCTCTGCAgtctcagctactcaggaggccagaggagggaccACAATTTGAGCCTAGAAGTTCCCGATTTAATAGAATCACACACATTAAAAGAGTTATTGTATGATAAGATAAATCTCAAGAAGATGGTTTTAAGAATCTTGTTTGATCCTAGTTACACAAAAAGtcataaatgtatacacacaggGATGAAGGACAGCTAGTGTCTCTCTCTAGCTTGTAAAGTTGTGGATTTCCATTTTGTTATTCGAAAGTTCAAATCCATTCTTAGTTATAGGGAGAGTCAAGACCAGAGTGGGATACAGAAGTTTATGACAAAAAAAANNNNNNNNNNAAAAAAAATAGAAGTCACAACATGCTATAGCCTTCAATTCAATTACGTGCAGTCGGATATCCTGAGGAAGGAAGGTATGTCCACTGAATACTGATCCCCACCACGCACAGTGCATGCCTAAAGTCCCAACACTGGGGCAAACTAAGACAGAGTTCACCTTACACCATCCCcggggcagccagagctacatacccAAACCCAGATGACTGTTCATACAGACTCTCAAACGAGTGCTCGCTTCCCACGATGTGCATAACAGGTGCCCAGAAATTCGTGTCTTTGGAAGAAGGGCCATCTGCCTTTCTCTTAGGCCTGGCCAGAGAGCTTTTCTGTACCAGGTGAGACGAGACGAGGTGAGACATGGCAGGATGGCAGGGGTGCACAGCCGCAAAGCCCTGCCCAGGTCACGCATGCGCAGACCAGCGAAACCTGAGCACCCCACTTGTCCTGCGCAAAGCCGGATGTCAGGGATGAGCTCTCCCCTCCAGCCACTCCAGGGCCTTCCCGCCAAACCTACATCCAATCAGAAAGGGTCAGTGCTTCAAACTGAGCTGCATCCAATCGTAAAAGAGATGTGGAGCCTAAACCTGCCCCCGAGACTCTCTGGACCAATGAGCACCCGGGGAGAGAGCGTTAAATACCTGGAGCATCCGGCCTGGACCGTTGGGCGCACGAGAGGCAGTTGAGGAGCAACGCTGAGGATCGGCTGAGGTGCTCTGCTAGTTCAGCATGGTGAGAGCATCCCAGGCCAGGGTGGTGGGCCCCACGGGAGGGAGAGCGCCATCTGCTCAGGGACTTGCGCCTTGTGAGGGTGAGCGAGCAAAAGCGGCTGGGAAGCCCGCcgctcctttcccaggtccctggCCAGGTCCGGGTGTTGTGTCTCAGAGCGTGGCGTCTCCTCATGGCCCAAGCTCTCAAGAGCGAGATGCACCTCCGGGTGCAGAACCTGCCTGGAGTCCCAGCCCTGCAGCGGCTGACGAAAAGAGGTGCAAGAGTTCCAGCCCTAGCCTTGTCCAATTCCAGTCTCAAGAATAGAGTGTAGAGATGGGTTTTTGGAGAGGGaacttttgtgttttctgatacCAGTGTCCTTGACTGAGAAAACCATCAATGGCATGGGTTCCAGAAGATTCCAGAAGCTACCAAGCTTTCTGGCCTAATGCTCACCAAATGCTGGTCCCTAGCTTACTATGTAGGGGAAGATCCCCTTGAACTCTGATAGACCTGCCCTCCACCTTCTCTGTCAGGATCCTGTGATGTTTGTCATAAGTGGTTTATAAGTAGAATCATTTGTGCCCATTAGAAGGTAGGTCAGAGCTATGGTGTGGCATGCCACAATCCCAAACACTGCATGCAGAGGTAGGAAACTTGGATGGCCAACACTAATCTGAggtagtgaatttgaggccagcacagGCTACAGGACCTTAAGGGGAAAAAGGTAAAACTGATAACCTTTCttaagtttttggtttgttttaaaatgtgtaggtgtgtctgtgagaAGTATATGTTCATGAGTGCCGTTtccaagagaagccagaagaggacagtgAATGTCTAGAGGCTGCAGTCATGGGCAGACCCTGTAAGAGGAGAGCTTAACAAACagaccatctctcctgccctaggCAGGGAACCTTTTCAAATATCTAAATTCACTTAAAAGGAACACAGGCTAACAAGTACCAGATAAGATCTAGGTCTAAACAGCcagaatgtgtttgtttttttgtgatagAGACTCATAATCCATGGTGACCTCAAATTTGTCTCCTAATTGAGCTAGTTACTACTGTCttgtatcaccacacctggcttgagcattatttttttcattaaaaaaaattattgagaaGGCACTTTAATCCCATCCTTTTGTTCTTATGATGAAATCCTTAGTGTGCATGGGATTTGGCAACATaatctagtttgttttctgttgctatgataaaacaccaaagCAACTTTCAGGAGgggagggtttatttgacttataggCTGTGTAGTCTGTCATCAGTGGAAGTCTGCAGGAACTGAGGCAAagtatctttgtgagttcaagtcagccagagcaacatagtgagaccttgtcttagaacaaaaaagagaaagaaagctggcAAGAAAATAGAAAGCGAGGTTTTCTAAATGGGCAGATGGAAGACACAGTAACTACCCAGGCTAGGACTGGGTGATCTGGGACCTATTCTGTCTTTACTTACTAGAGTATATCTTATCCTTTAGACAGGCCACTATTAAAAccacctagatttttttttcagagaattaATGTGACTGTCCTTGATGAGCTAGTTGTTGACATTGCATGGTGTCCAAGTCTTAAactttaataattttgaaaagagGCAAACATGTATGCTCCTATTTAAGATTATAGTTAGCCTGGTATGAtgacttacatctgtaattctagaacttgagaggctgaggcaagaggattgtcaCTAGTGAGTTCAGAGCAGAGCAAGCTGCTCTCTTgtgctctccttctctccctccttctcccccctcccgcACCcccgtgtatgtctgtgtgttgagATAGGGTTGGACTTGAATCTACCTAATCCTtccctctgagtcctgggattccaTAATCCTACACAACCATACCTGGTGGCAGTCAGTTTTAACAGAGGATCAACTGAGCATTCTGGAAGTAAAGTTTGAAAATAGACGCTGAGGTACTACACaaaattgtatatgtgtgtcatgCAGTTTCATGTTTCTGTTCTGGTTTCCAGCGTGAGTGTATCTCTATCCACGTGGGGCAGGCAGGTGTCCAGATTGGCAATGCCTGCTGGGAACTGTATTGCCTTGAACATGGTATTCAGCCTGATGGTCAAATGCCAAGCGACAAAACCATTGGTGGTGGGGATGACTCATTCAACACTTTCTTCAGTGAGACTGGAGCCGGCAAGCATGTGCCCAGAGCAGTGTTTGTGGACCTGGAGCCCACTGTGGTCGGTAGGTGCCTGGGCCCTGGGTGGAGGCTTTCCTGGGAAAGTGGGCTATCTCAGGAACCCCACTGAGGTCTGTGCAGAGCAGACAGgttgtgcatatacatatagcaTGTAGTGCTGTGACTCTGTTGGGTAAGAAAACTAAGAGTTGTTTGTGCTGTATGATATGTGTACTCTTAGTGATATACGTGTATGCAGATGTAGCCTAGGAGAAACTGTTGACATGTGCATAATGTGCCCTTGCCTGAAAGACTCACAGTGGGTATGGTTCCCCCGCCCCTCTCTAGATGAAGTGCGCACTGGAACCTACCGGCAGCTTTTCCACCCAGAGCAGCTGATCACTGGGAAGGAAGATGCAGCCAACAATTATGCCAGAGGTCATTATACCATTGGCAAGGAGATTGTTGACCTGGTCCTGGACCGGATCCGAAAACTGGTAAGATTGTAGAAGAGGCTTCATATGATGGTTGTCCTAGTCAAGGGGGTCACAGGGCCTGTTAGAATCAAGAATCTATCATGAGATTACCAGAATATCTTCCTAGCCTCTGCAGGTCTTCACTGTGTTCAGACACAGTGCGCATGTGTGGTAGACAGTCTGAATTTGCCTCCATTTGTAGAAATAGAAGTCCTGAATGCAGGGTGGAAGTCGGAGCGTGGCTCTGTAGGCACTGAGTGCAGGGTGGGAGTCGGAGCGTGGCTCTGTAGGCACTGAGTGCAGGGTGGGAGTCGGAGCGTGGCTCTGTAGGCACTGACTTGTGTACTCTGGTTTTACTGCAGGCGGATCTGTGCACGGGCCTGCAGGGCTTCCTCATCTTCCACAGCTTTGGAGGTGGCACAGGATCTGGGTTCGCATCCCTGCTTATGGAGCGGCTTTCAGTGGACTATGGCAAGAAGTCCAAGCTGGAATTTGCCATATACCCAGCCCCCCAGGTCTCCACAGCTGTTGTGGAGCCGTACAACTCCATCCTGACCACACACACGACACTGGAGCATTCCGACTGCGCTTTCATGGTGGATAACGAAGCCATCTATGACATCTGCCGGCGCAACCTGGATATTGAACGCCCCACATACACCAACCTCAATCGTCTGATTGGGCAGATCGTGTCATCCATCACAGCCTCCCTGAGGTTTGATGGAGCCCTGAATGTGGACTTAACAGAATTCCAGACCAACCTGGTGCCATACCCTCGCATCCACTTCCCACTGGCAACCTATGCCCCAGTCATCTCAGCTGAGAAGGCATACCATGAGCAGCTGTCAGTGGCAGAGATCACCAATGCTTGCTTCGAGCCAGCCAATCAGATGGTCAAGTGTGACCCTCGCCATGGCAAATACATGGCCTGCTGCATGCTGTACAGGGGGGATGTGGTTCCCAAAGATGTCAACGCGGCTATTGCCACCATCAAGACCAAGCGCACCATCCAGTTTGTGGATTGGTGCCCAACTGGTTTTAAGGTAGGACTGGGTGCTGGGACAGTTACATCTGCAGTAAGCAACAGACTGCCTCAGGGCCACAGTCTTGGGCAACTCCATGACCCTTTCCATGTCAGGATCCAAAGAAACCATGTATAGTAATTAAGTTGCTAAGTGACTTTATGCTTTTCCAAATAATACCGGGTACTATTTCTTCAAACCATCAATTATCAAACCTTAAGTAGACAGATGAATTTTTCTCAGTCAGTGAGACACTGAGAGGGTGAGGACTTGCAAGGGAGGAAAGTGTCTTTTTCAGCTACTAGCTGTACGTTGCTCAAGTTTCCTCCCAGTGGAACCTCTCCTTCAACAGTGAAGAGCCAGCCTATGGGTTGTACAAGTTAGGGGCTGTATGTCCCTAAAAGTAGACTATACCAACACCAAGTAGACACTATTAATCTCTTAGTTCTGAGGTGTTATTTTTTTGGgttgtttacttttattattactattttagtCAATATCAATGTAGTTTATCACATTCTTTTACAACCATTTACTTGTTCTACTACTAGTAGTAATACTACCAGTAGTAGTAGTTTAAAAATGAAGCTTTATCTTGGCattcatggtggcacatgcatatGATACCATCATTAGGAAAAGTTCATCCTTTAGCTCCACCATGTTCTCCTGGAGTCTACCGCCACGTGGGTGTTTCAGGATGTTCTGTTTCCAGTTTGGCCATTAGTGGTTCAAGTAAGCACTTTGCAGTCTTTGAATATGTTGCTTTGTGAAGGTGATATTCATTTACCAAAGTATTTAAGTTTAAGCAGAGTCCACAGTTCCCAGTTTACCACCATTTCTGAGGTCCATCTAAACTTCAGTTTTCTCCCTCTCTGGCAGGTGGGTATTAACTACCAGCCTCCCACTGTGGTCCCTGGGGGAGACCTGGCCAAGGTACAGCGAGCCGTGTGCATGCTGAGCAACACCACTGCCATCGCAGAGGCCTGGGCCCGCCTGGACCACAAATTTGACCTCATGTACGCCAAGCGGGCCTTTGTGCATTGGTACGTGGGAGAAGGCATGGAGGAAGGGGAGTTCTCAGAGGCCCGGGAGGACCTGGCAGCACTGGAGAAAGATTATGAAGAGGTGGGCGTGGATTccgtggaagcagaggcagaagaaggggaggaataCTGAGCGCATGGGTCTGGCTGGCAGCCATCCATTTACATCTTCCCCTCCATTGACACTAAAGGATATGTTTACTTATTAAAGTTTCtagatggaggcattttcttccGTGTGTGCTGTACTCTCTACAAAATTCCTTTCCAGATGCCTGCCTTTTCCAAGTCAGTTTCTCTGAGGAAAACATACCTTTTTCCTAAGACGTGACAAGCATGTCTGTTGGTTCCGTTTTAAGTTTAACTAAGCATGCTAGGATAAGGAGCGTTATTTGTAAAGGATCGCTTGACCGGCACAGAAATGGCTTCCTTCCCTGTCTTGGGCTGCTGGGGAGCCGTCCCTCTGGGCCTGTGGTGTGTGTCCTGGGCCTGCTATAGTGCAGTATCTGACACTTCCTTTCCACTGACATCACTAGCTTTCTTCTTGATGCACCGCTCTTGGGGTATCCCAGAGCCACCTACCATCCCATAACCCCAGGTTGTACTGAGGTGATCTAGCCAGCCCCAATGCCTGGTATGGAATTAAGTGTTGAGAACTTGTATCGGTAGGTTCTTTTATGCAAGAGCCAAGAGTTTTCTTGGTTGGCTCTCTTTAAGTCAAGGCTGCCCAAGACCATATCTCAACACAAACCACAAAAGAAAGCCTTTGATGGGAAGACTGTATTCAGCACCCAGTTCTTCAAGTCAGAGCTATGTAAGACTGGCTTCAGGCACAAAGTGGCCCAGATCTGAGTGAGTTTGGGACCCagtaagagggagaagagaaatggGTGATCTGCCCAAAGCAGACTGCCACAGTGATAGGCTGCCAGCTGAGACAGAACATGAAAACATCTAAACTCAAAAGGAAGAGGAGTGGTCCCTGGCCGCCTCCTGGCATACTAGATATGCTTGCCACCTATGATGCAGTAAGTATCATGGCCATTGTTTATACATTGGCCAGGAATGGGCATGAATGTGGCCTGGATATGAATTCTAACCTGCTGGGAGCAGCCACAGCTCCAAAATGTGTGGGGCCCTAGGAGACAGGAGTAGGCAGAATTGGGGGTCAAGTCCccagcttttccttttcctcaccTCTTACTGTCTGTTGGCTTCTGTAGGGAGCTCCTACTGATTTCCTGGGCTTGTTACTTTCCCAGATCTCTACCTTCCCACCAGCTAGCTAATATTTCTAAGCCAGAAATGTGCCCTACCAGTCAGTCTAAACCTGGgcttttgtgtcttttaaaataattcttattttttagcTGGGGCCATGTCCTATTAGGATAGCAcctgtgtggagatcagaggtcaacttacaggacttggttctctcctgccatgtgggtcccagtGGTCAAACTGAGGTCATTGGGATTATCAATAAGTGTTTTACCGAAAGAGCCATCtgggcttttgggttttttgtttgtttggttggttggttttgttttgtttcatagcccaggctggccttaaactcaagatcTTGctacttccaagtgctgggttactGAACTACCCTTCCATGTAAACACGACGACACTTGTAATAAACCCCAGCTTTGTGGCTCACCTTTCCTCATCATGGATAAGTGAGGCTTGCCCACCTCCTTCCAGGTCCTCAGCCCTCACTCTAATAATTGCACATGGGCATGTGGTCACttacggacacacacacacacacaatgctcttTCCCACATCCGACTTTGCTGCTCAGCGAAGGCCCAGCTGTGCCCACCTCTCTACTCACACTCGGGCGTATCCTGGTAAGCAGAAACACTTTGAATGTATTACCCAGAACGAATGGACATTTGCTCTCTGCACTCAGCAGGGAGCTCTCTAAGGGCCAGATGGACTGAGTGGACACCCAGTCAGCATCCACTCCCTTTATTCCTGCCCACAGCACCCTCACCCAGGGCCCTTCATCCCATGGAACCATGCCTGCTGAGTGGAGACCACAGGATTACCCCTAGCCATGTCATTCCAAAAAAAGGAGTCTTCTGCCCCAATGTGTTGTGATGCAGGCTGTGTCCAGTTttctccataaataaataaatgctattctATTCTGCATCATGAAATTCTTGAGAATAGTTGTGGAGAAAAATCTTAAGACAATGGAgttcaaaaacaaatgaaaataatgatttataaaaatcataaaagatttaaaataatgattataaGTATGATATAAAACAGCCTCTGTCTTGGGAAATCTAAAAAGCTATCAGAACAGAAATGGGCCATCATGAGAGCCAGATTGAGAGAGTTCAGTGGCTGATAATTCTTCTAGAATGAGGTAAGTCGAGTATACCCATACTGCATGCATGGAGGTGAGGATGGATGGggggaacaaacaaaaaagcaaccaaacagACCAATGCAGAGACCAGTCCTGAAGGAAGTCTCAGGTAAAAGCATGAGAAATGCCCACACCTGTGGAACCGCATGGACAGGAAGAGCTCCTGGCCTGTAGTAACCAGGGGCTCAGTGTTGAGTCCCTTTGAGACCCCAAGAGCAGCTCCTTTTCCCTGTTAATACCCCAGATGGCAATCTCTTCTTACAGGGAGGTGTTGAGATCTTTGTAGCTAAGGAGATGTACTTGAAGATGAATCCCAATAAGTATTCATGATCTAGAAAAATGTTACTTTCCAGGAGCCTGACTTTCTTAACAAGAATGATGTGTCTACACAGTAGAATAGAGGTAATTAGCAGGAATAATTAATGGTGCTAATGTTCAGGAGCCACTTTATGGGGCATTAGGATAATGTAATCTGCCTGTGTGCTAATgagtgagggttttttgttttgtttgaataaaACTAGAAACTGAGGGCACATGTAATAGTGAACTTGCAGAAATTCAAACTATTACCACGCAGTGCTGTAGAAGAGGTTCCCAGACTGAGCATGGCTTGAGCTAACCCAACTGTGTCATTCCATGAAATGGCTTACCAGCCAGCCACCTGGGGCTCCAACCACACCTAGCCTTCTTGGGCACCCAcctcccacagacacacatgcctacctatgattaaaaataaatctgtaaacgTTTTTAAATAGAGAATGAGACCTCTGTCCACAGACAGGAAAAGCTAACCTTCCCTGATGCTGCTGCAAGAGGTCGTCTTAAGTCCCCTTTGCTGAGGGGGGGTCCTTCAGAACTCTTTACTCTGTTGCCTTTTTTCATCAGGTTTTAAATCAATACAAGTTCTTATTCCTCTCCACAAGACAGTGATTTTAGCATCAACAAAAGCACAAATCCAGAAATTCAGAGGCAAATCAAATGTGACTTCAGAATGTAATTATTGTTGCAATCATCCTTAATTTAGATAACAATCTTAATTAGGCCAATCTCcattacaaatacattttagggagctggagagttgccccagcagttaagagcacttactcttGTAGAGAGCCAGGGTTCAATTCTcggcacccacgtggcagctcatgCATGACCTTCTGTtactccaatcccaggggatccagcacccacttcatgcatgcacatgttgcaaagacacacacagacaaaacacttatgcacataaaataatctttttaaaaggatgtcttaggggaggagaggcagctcagaggttaagagcacttcctgctcttacagaggacccagattcaattcccagcacacaaggTGGCTCAGTCAACCCAGAATATTTGGAAAAGGTAAGATATAATTTGGTTGGTAGAGTGTTTCTCTAGCACACATGAGGCCCTGGATATGGTCCCCACCACTACATAAACCAAATGTAGCCCTGCAAACctacaatcccagaactcaggcgGTAGAAACAGGGATATTCAGTCCAAGTTGTCCTTGGCTTCATAGGAAGCTTGAGGCCACCCTGGATTAGAGACCCTATCCaaaattattgaatatatttggAAATGCTTAAAGGAATAAtacagaaataagaataaaaatgttgaCCAGTAAGGCCCTATGGGCCCCCAAGTGTTACTAGTTACACAATTGCCTACCCTCCAGAATTTGGCAGTGATGCTTTATTGCTAAAGATATTACATATTTGGGTAACAGAACACGAAGTTATTAACCTGGTACTGGCCTGGAAGTTTCATCCCTCCTGGTAGTTTTCATAGTGTTGGAAGGAACTATGCATGCTCCCAGAGGAAAATAATAGTGGTACTTAGCGGTGAACCGTGCAAGCTACAGTAATGAGTGGCCTGGTAAGACATGCCCTTTGGTGTAATAGTGACATGAACACGGAAGTGACCAAACCACTTTCTCGTTGGATTTAAGTCCTGCTGCATATGATGAAACCCATTCCTGGCACCATTGTTGTGCTAGACAGGTCATAGGCACTAGGAGAGGACCTGCCACTATTATTCTACAATATGGACATAGTATATAAACTGGCTCCTAATGACTTACCACATACCCATAGATTAATGCATCCCTCAGCCCTCATCTGAGAGACTTCTGTTTGctgtagatggtgattaacagaGACCCATAATGAACCTAGGTGCAAAGATTAAGAGACTAGAATGCTTAGCCTGAAATGGAACATCTACACTGCCCTGCTTCCCCGAAGGCTCAGGGATGATTGCAGAAAGGGGGTGGCGAGACAATGAGATCCAGGGGAGGGAACTGAATAACTATCAAGGGAACAGTGTCACCTGGATGTAACAGGACAGCTGCCCATGGGAAGCAGTTAGGACAGAATGCGTCAGTCCTGTGcatgctcaagccaggccaaaTCCCTTCATGGAAAGGGTCAAGGGAGCTATCAGCAAGCAATAGTGAGAGGGGAAGCCAGCCTCCTTTAAGGATATTACAACTTGTAAGCTGACCACCCTACAGTGGAAGGTCACACATCCACGAATACAGAGGCAGCATAAATCGGACTTGATGGGGGCAGAACATAAAGGGGTgtagaaatagaaatgaatctgagaggagttaggggagggaca carries:
- the LOC116099794 gene encoding tubulin alpha-3 chain, producing MRECISIHVGQAGVQIGNACWELYCLEHGIQPDGQMPSDKTIGGGDDSFNTFFSETGAGKHVPRAVFVDLEPTVVDEVRTGTYRQLFHPEQLITGKEDAANNYARGHYTIGKEIVDLVLDRIRKLADLCTGLQGFLIFHSFGGGTGSGFASLLMERLSVDYGKKSKLEFAIYPAPQVSTAVVEPYNSILTTHTTLEHSDCAFMVDNEAIYDICRRNLDIERPTYTNLNRLIGQIVSSITASLRFDGALNVDLTEFQTNLVPYPRIHFPLATYAPVISAEKAYHEQLSVAEITNACFEPANQMVKCDPRHGKYMACCMLYRGDVVPKDVNAAIATIKTKRTIQFVDWCPTGFKVGINYQPPTVVPGGDLAKVQRAVCMLSNTTAIAEAWARLDHKFDLMYAKRAFVHWYVGEGMEEGEFSEAREDLAALEKDYEEVGVDSVEAEAEEGEEY